AAAGGAACGCTGACCTTTAATGGAATTGGACACATTATTAAAGGTGCTAAGGGAGCAGATGCCCAACAAGAAAGCCGCGTCTTGATGTTGTCAGATAAAGCGCGAAGTGATGCCAATCCTATTCTTTTAATTGATGAAAATGATGTAACGGCTGGACACGCAGCTTCTATTGGTCAGGTTGATCCTGAAGACATGTATTACCTCATGAGTCGCGGTTTGGACAAGGCAACAGCAGAGCGCTTGGTTGTACGTGGTTTCCTAGGAGCAGTTATTACGGAAATTCCAGTTAAAGAAGTCCGCAATGAAATGATTGACGGAATTGAAGAAAAGTTAAGTAAGAGGTAAGAGAGATGTCAGTAGATAGCCATGCTCTCAAAAAAGAGTTTCCAATCCTAGACCAGTTGGTCCATGATGAGCCCTTGGTCTATCTAGACAATGCCGCAACGACGCAGAAACCCCAAGTTGTTTTAGAAGAAATCCTAAACTATTACCAGACGGATAATGCCAATGTTCACAGAGGCGTGCATACCTTAGCGGAACGAGCGACTAGCCGCTATGAGGCGGCGCGTGAGCGTGTGCGACAATTTATCCGTGCCAAATCAACAAAAGAAGTGCTCTTTACAAGGGGGACTACGACTAGTCTCAATTGGGTGGCACATTTTGCAGCCCAAATCTTGCAACCAGAGGACGAGGTTTTGATTTCCATTATGGAACACCATGCCAATATTATCCCTTGGCAAGAAGCTTGTCGAAAGACGGGAGCAAAGTTGGTCTATGTCTACCTGAAAGACGGGCTCTTAGATATGGAGGATTTGCAGTCCAAACTATCACCAAAAACAAGATTTGTCTCTTTGGCCCATGTCTCCAATGTCTTAGGAACAATCAATCCAATCAAAGAAATTACTCGATTGGCGCACGAAGTTGATGCCATTATGGTAGTAGATGGAGCCCAGTCCATTCTACACATGGCTATTGATGTATTGGATTTAGATGTGGATTTCTTTGCTTTTTCAGGCCATAAGATGCTAGGTCCGACAGGGATTGGTGTTCTCTATGGGAAGGAAAAATGGCTATCTCAAATGAATCCAGTAGAATTTGGCGGTGAAATGATTGACTTTGTTTATGAGCAATCTGCTACGTGGAAGGAATTACCTTGGAAATTCGAAGCTGGTACGCCAAATATGGCAGGAGCAATTGGATTGGCTAAGGCAATCGACTATCTGGAAGAAGTGGGGATGGAGGACATTGCAGCTCACGAAGCAGACTTGCTAGCCTATGTTTTTCCAAAATTACAGGCCATGGAGGGGATTGAAATCTATGGTCCAGCAGACTTGGCAAAACGTTCAGGTGTCATCTCGTTTAATATAAAGGGATTGCATCCGCATGATGTAGCAACGGCACTGGACTATGAAGGAGTAGCTGTGCGAGCAGGTCATCATTGTGCTCAACCGCTTCTAGCTTATTTGGGTGTGCAGTCAACGGTTCGTGCTAGTTTTTCTCTTTATAATACCAAGGAAGACTGCGATCGATTGCTTGAAGCACTAGAGAAGACAAAGGAGTTTTTCAATGGCACTTTCTAAATTAGAAAGCCTCTATATGGCTGTGGTAGCAGACCATTCCAAACATCCTCATCATCAAGGAGAAATTGCTGGAGCTCATCAGGTGGATTTGAACAATCCTACTTGTGGAGATGTTATCCATCTGTCGCTGCAATTAGATGAAACTGGTGAAACC
Above is a window of Streptococcus sp. zg-86 DNA encoding:
- a CDS encoding cysteine desulfurase, with the protein product MSVDSHALKKEFPILDQLVHDEPLVYLDNAATTQKPQVVLEEILNYYQTDNANVHRGVHTLAERATSRYEAARERVRQFIRAKSTKEVLFTRGTTTSLNWVAHFAAQILQPEDEVLISIMEHHANIIPWQEACRKTGAKLVYVYLKDGLLDMEDLQSKLSPKTRFVSLAHVSNVLGTINPIKEITRLAHEVDAIMVVDGAQSILHMAIDVLDLDVDFFAFSGHKMLGPTGIGVLYGKEKWLSQMNPVEFGGEMIDFVYEQSATWKELPWKFEAGTPNMAGAIGLAKAIDYLEEVGMEDIAAHEADLLAYVFPKLQAMEGIEIYGPADLAKRSGVISFNIKGLHPHDVATALDYEGVAVRAGHHCAQPLLAYLGVQSTVRASFSLYNTKEDCDRLLEALEKTKEFFNGTF